The following is a genomic window from Citrifermentans bemidjiense Bem.
TCCCCGGTCTCCCATCGATTATCAGCACCGCATCGGGAGAACCGGCCGGGCCGAAACGGCCGGGGTCGCCGTGACGCTCCTTTGCCCGGAAGATCTGGCGCACTTCAAGGTGATCGAGAAACGGCTCGGGCAACGGCTTCCCCGTATCGACACTGCGGAGCTCGATCTCTCTGCCTATTAGAGTTTCCGCCGTAATTCGGCAGAGCGTGGTGCTCTTTTAGAGCTTGCCGCTGTAGATGGTTATGCCGTGCACGGTTGGGCAAAACAGGAGACTGAATGGATAATTGTCTATGACAGTGCGCCTGAAATGCTAACAGCTTAAACTTGTGGTACCTTCTATGGATCTTGCTACCTGCGAAAAGGATGGTGACTAGAGTGAGCGATGAAACGAATAAAAATGAGGTCCTCCAACTGACACCTCACGAAACACGCTACCTGTTCGTGCTCCCCTTCTCGACGGACCGGGTGCTGGCACGGCGCTTTCTGGCCAAGGACGGCGACATGCCGGGGAATATAAGATTCGGGAAGCTTCTCGAAGTACTGGACAAGGTCGCCGAAAACACGGCGCTCGGGTACGTGAACCAGTTCTATCCCGACGCACGGGTGGTGACCGCCGCCATAGACAACATCGTGGTGAGAAACCCAGCCGACACCACGCATGATCTTGTTTTTTCGGCGCAGATAAACCATGTGGGGAAATCTTCGATGGAGGTGGGGATCCGGGTTGAGTGCCTGGGGACCTGTTCAAGCCACCTGGCGAGCTGCTACTTCACCATGGTAGCCCGCTCGGCGGACAGCAAAGAAGCAAAGAGCCTGACGCTCCCCCCGCTCGACTACAGGCAGCCGGTAGAGCAGAAAAGGCACCAAAAGGCAGAGCAGCGGCGCCAGGCGTACCGGGAAAGTCTGGTGAAGGCCGAGGAAATGCCCTCCCTGGAGGAGTACCTCCTGCTGAAAAAGCTGCACAAGGAACAGGAGTCTGTCGACTTCGACGGCGTTCGCGCCGGGTCGCTCGTGCTGGAAAGCGCCCTTCGGGCCTATCCCGAGCAGGAGAACGTGCCGAAGACGATCTTCGGCGGGTACCTGACCCGCAAGGCCTACGAGCTCGCCGCCCTCGCCGCCGAAATGGTGACTCCGAACCGGGTGGTCCCCTGCCAGGTGAACCGCATCAACTTCAACCAGCCGGTGCTTCTGGGGGACCAGTTGAAGTTCACCGCCCGGGTGGTTTTCACCGGGAAGACCACCATCACCGTGCAGTCCGACATAGAACGCTTCAGCCGCGACGCCCACAACAAGGCCCTTTCCAATTCATGCCTCTTCACCTTCCGCAACGTCGGCAACGAGATGGAACCAATGACCGTACCTTTCATCTACCCGGTCACCTACGCGGAGGATGCCAGGTTCCTGAACGCCTACCGGCAGAGAGTGGATTGAACGCCAGCCGCTCCCCCGGTTACAGCTTGAACTGATGCACCAACCTCTGCAGCTCTTCGGCTTGCCTGGCTACCCCGGTGGCGGCTTTAGCGGCCTCGTCGATGGCGCTGCTGTTCTGATGTGCAAGCTCGTTGAGGCTCAAG
Proteins encoded in this region:
- a CDS encoding acyl-CoA thioesterase, translating into MSDETNKNEVLQLTPHETRYLFVLPFSTDRVLARRFLAKDGDMPGNIRFGKLLEVLDKVAENTALGYVNQFYPDARVVTAAIDNIVVRNPADTTHDLVFSAQINHVGKSSMEVGIRVECLGTCSSHLASCYFTMVARSADSKEAKSLTLPPLDYRQPVEQKRHQKAEQRRQAYRESLVKAEEMPSLEEYLLLKKLHKEQESVDFDGVRAGSLVLESALRAYPEQENVPKTIFGGYLTRKAYELAALAAEMVTPNRVVPCQVNRINFNQPVLLGDQLKFTARVVFTGKTTITVQSDIERFSRDAHNKALSNSCLFTFRNVGNEMEPMTVPFIYPVTYAEDARFLNAYRQRVD